The Hydra vulgaris chromosome 14, alternate assembly HydraT2T_AEP genome includes the window TTCTTCCAATTCAAAGAAGTTTAGGATGCCTTTCCCAATTGTTTTTGACAAACTTTTCTTCATTATCCCTATTAATCTTTCAAACAAACCTCCCCACCACGGCGCTCTTGATAAATTAAACCTCCATTTTATGGCTGTGGTAGCAAGATAGTTTGCGAGATTTTCATCCTTCTTAAGTGTTAGTAACCACTTCCCTGTTGCCACAAACGTTTTTGCGTTATCACTAATCATCATTTGTGGTGGTCCTTTTCTTACAACAAACTCCTTTAAAATTCTCTGAAATTCTCCTGCCGTTAGGTCATGACAAAGTCTAAGGTAGACAGCTCTTGTACATGCGCATGTAAACAGTGCaacataacatttttcaacCAACTTCCCTTGCGCTTTATACTTTAGCGGACCGGCAAAATCAACACCTGTAACCGTAAACGGTTCGATATTTTCAGTTCTAAAACGTGGTAACATTGCTCTTGTTGGCGGTAACAGCGGTTTCACTCTATATCTCTTACATAGATTGCATTCACGAATGACCTTCTTTACAGCAACTCTCAAATTTGGTATCCAAAATCTTTCTCTAATGCTACTCATTGTATCTCCTACTCCCCCGTGTAACGTTTTCGCGTGATGAtactcaataatttttagagTTAGTTGAAAACCTTTTGGTACAAATATTGGATTATACCCAGAGACTTTTCCATGACACCTCCAAAGCTGTTTTTCATCCTGTTTAAGTTCCACATTGGACTTTATCGCAACAGCTTCTTGTAGTAACTTAAGATTCACCAACTCCGCTTCTATCATCTCTTCAGCATTCAGTGGTCctgttattttttcttcattccGACAATTGTAAATAAACCTTTTTACGAAAGATGATATTCTTATGATTTTCCAATACTTGTGTTTACTCAATATTTCCTTAAATATATGAAGTCCCTTTATTTCTTCTGTTGCCATACTGACGTTCTCTCTTAAATGAATAGTTTCACATAATGCGTTCGGCGTTTCAAATATTTCTGGTTGAATTGGCCAATTTTCTTTGTGTTTTAACCATATAGGTCCATTGAACCACAAACTTGTTAGTTTCTCAGGACTTACTCCTCTTGTTCCAAGATCACTTGGGTTTTCTTTTGTTGGGACATAAAGCCATTTTACTTCTCCATTTAATAATATCTGTTGAACTCGGTTCCTGACAAATTGTGACCAACTGCCCCTTTCTTTTAACCAATAAAGTACTGCAGTACTGTCAACCCAATGATATACTTCAATAATATTATACTTGTTCAATGTCTTCCTAACGTGATTCATTAACTTGCTCAAGGTGTGTGCTGCTACCAGCTCCAGTCTAGGAATACTAAGATCCCTTGGTGCGATCCGTGCTTTCGCTACAAGTAAGTTACTGGTTTTCGAATATCGGTGGCTCACTGCAATGTAGATGCATGCACATACTGCTGATTTACTTGCATCTGAAAATCCATGGAGCTCCATTTCAATACTTCTTTCAGACAGAACGCTCCGCGGAATTGAAATAGTTCTTTTAATTCGTATTGCCTTGATCCAGGTCTTCCATTCTTCTGAAAGTTCATATGGAATTTGTTGATCCCATCCGAGTTTTAACAAGCATAGCCGACTGTATAATATTTTTCCAGTGATTAAAATAGGTGCACTAAATCCCAATACGTCAAAAACACTGTTAATGGCGGATAGCATTTTCCTTTTTGTTATCACTTCTTTATCTCCACTATTGATGCAAGCAGTAAAGTCAATCGATAGTTGATCCGTTTCTTTGTTCCAAGGAATCCCAagtatttttgttgatttgccCTCAGCGTTGCTTCCCAATTTGCTCACGTTGCTATGCCATTTGTGCAGCTGGAACCCAGCTTTCATTAAGATTTGcgttgattcatttttaaacctGATAAGTTCATCTTCCGTTTCTCCACCTGCTTGTATATCATCGACATAAGTATCTTCTTCCAAAGCAAGCACCGTTTTAGGATAAATGTCCTTGTATTTTGATATATGCTTTTTAATGGTAGCACCAAGAATGTAAGGGCTTGAACTTGAACCAAAAATCACCCTTGTAAATCGTAAATCCGTTAATTCCATATTCTTCAAGTCCTTATACCAAATTAAGCGTTGTGCGTCTCTATCCATTTCGTGTATTCGAATTTGTAGAAACGCCTTCTTCACGTCAGCTAAAACGCAGAGTTTATTCATTCGATTTCGTACGAGTATGTCAAAAATTAATGGTTGCAGCGATGGTCCCACTTCTAGACAGTCGTTTAATGAAGGTGACTGAGCGTCTTTTCTAGCTGAACAATCATAAACAATTCTCATTTTTGTTGACTCGGCATTTTCCTTGACTACTGCTTGATGAGGAACGTAGTGAATAATTTCTCCCGTAGGTTTTTCTGGTGCCATTTCCAATATTCCCTCATTGATCTGTTCCATCATTATTTCATTATACTGTtctagttttttaagttttttcaatcgAGTCGTCACACTTCCCAATCTTTTAAGAGCCAGGTTTCTGTTATTTGGTAGTTTAACAACACCCTTTTTCCACGGCATTCTGGTTTCATAGAAACCTTCTTCGGTTTGATGCAGTTTTTCGCTGAAGTCTTGGTGGAACATTGACTCACTATTTGTGTCCGATAATCCAAGTACTTCTAAACTACACATTTGCTCAAACTCATCACGACCAGTGTTCAATAAGAAACTTCTCTCAATACCTGAACTAAATTGTGTTCGTCTCCTAGAAAGAGTCCATCCCAACATCGTTAATTCGGCTCCGGGATCTTTATCCGGATTTTTTCCGAGAACTACCGGTTCCGTGGTTTTTATTCGCTGATAATCAGCCGCACCGAGTATAATGTGAACAGGTTGAAGTTCGTCACTCCCTTCATCATCGCTAAATTTCAGCCTCCTCAATTTTGCAAAATGCTTCTTAACATCCTTGATCATCGGATTCGGTAAAAAGGTGAGTGTTTCCTTTTCTGCGTTGGCGCATTCGACTTTGATGCTAAATTCCGGTATTGTCGTTGATTCTAGCGTAACCTTATATATTTCCACACGCTTGTCCACAGTTCCATAGAGCTGTTCAATACTTTTATATTCCTTTCGTGTAGGTTTCAACTTTAGTTTTGTTATCAAATTCGTACATATATAGGAACTTCCAGCACCCGTATCCAACATTATCCTTACTTTTTCACCATTTACTTTTGCGATCACTGTTGGGTGAATAGTTGTGCTTGCATTAAGCACCGTTcccatgttttcttttttattttcaatgttacCATCCATTGTTGCGTTCCTATCTTGACAAATGGACGTGTGATGTTTTTTGTTGCACTTTCTGCATCCTCTTGATTTACAATTTACCGCCGAGTGTCCGTAACCAATGCAGTTGTAACATaatcttttgtttgttaaaatctCCCTGCGTCTTGCAACAGTTAGTACTTTTGTACAATCTTCGCTTTTGTGATTTTGTAATCCACAGTAGACACATCCATACTTTCCACTAGTTGCCCTGGTTTCTTTGTCATAAAGACTGCCATTGTATTG containing:
- the LOC136090993 gene encoding uncharacterized protein LOC136090993; the encoded protein is MDQERIYQREVSMIRINIKNIERNTINGDKSSIILALDKITNLLGRFEMAKDELTRKMLDDGESIDSVEEWLSKPVMEVEAAIEIKNKMVDKLDSINKNECVRKFEYEKQIVEQQLTIQKEAEQASLRKLQSEEEWYLKKLKMKETLRKSLGNENEATKQSVKLQKYTITKFNGDYKDWLRFWNQFTVEVDNSNISNISKFNYLLELVEGKPREDILGLPHSLEGYDEAKRILQETYGKDIWVHKALIKDLEGLTAIHSSYKIKEVHDFYNKLARTVRTLKTMQKLQTAQSFVYSLMDKLGPVREILTQNDDGWGEWGLEQLVEKLQRYIERNPLNSTFNSSDEQTKGDKKNTNVQSRPYEHRSTTFKQYNGSLYDKETRATSGKYGCVYCGLQNHKSEDCTKVLTVARRREILTNKRLCYNCIGYGHSAVNCKSRGCRKCNKKHHTSICQDRNATMDGNIENKKENMGTVLNASTTIHPTVIAKVNGEKVRIMLDTGAGSSYICTNLITKLKLKPTRKEYKSIEQLYGTVDKRVEIYKVTLESTTIPEFSIKVECANAEKETLTFLPNPMIKDVKKHFAKLRRLKFSDDEGSDELQPVHIILGAADYQRIKTTEPVVLGKNPDKDPGAELTMLGWTLSRRRTQFSSGIERSFLLNTGRDEFEQMCSLEVLGLSDTNSESMFHQDFSEKLHQTEEGFYETRMPWKKGVVKLPNNRNLALKRLGSVTTRLKKLKKLEQYNEIMMEQINEGILEMAPEKPTGEIIHYVPHQAVVKENAESTKMRIVYDCSARKDAQSPSLNDCLEVGPSLQPLIFDILVRNRMNKLCVLADVKKAFLQIRIHEMDRDAQRLIWYKDLKNMELTDLRFTRVIFGSSSSPYILGATIKKHISKYKDIYPKTVLALEEDTYVDDIQAGGETEDELIRFKNESTQILMKAGFQLHKWHSNVSKLGSNAEGKSTKILGIPWNKETDQLSIDFTACINSGDKEVITKRKMLSAINSVFDVLGFSAPILITGKILYSRLCLLKLGWDQQIPYELSEEWKTWIKAIRIKRTISIPRSVLSERSIEMELHGFSDASKSAVCACIYIAVSHRYSKTSNLLVAKARIAPRDLSIPRLELVAAHTLSKLMNHVRKTLNKYNIIEVYHWVDSTAVLYWLKERGSWSQFVRNRVQQILLNGEVKWLYVPTKENPSDLGTRGVSPEKLTSLWFNGPIWLKHKENWPIQPEIFETPNALCETIHLRENVSMATEEIKGLHIFKEILSKHKYWKIIRISSFVKRFIYNCRNEEKITGPLNAEEMIEAELVNLKLLQEAVAIKSNVELKQDEKQLWRCHGKVSGYNPIFVPKGFQLTLKIIEYHHAKTLHGGVGDTMSSIRERFWIPNLRVAVKKVIRECNLCKRYRVKPLLPPTRAMLPRFRTENIEPFTVTGVDFAGPLKYKAQGKLVEKCYVALFTCACTRAVYLRLCHDLTAGEFQRILKEFVVRKGPPQMMISDNAKTFVATGKWLLTLKKDENLANYLATTAIKWRFNLSRAPWWGGLFERLIGIMKKSLSKTIGKGILNFFELEEVLLDVECVMNNRPLCYQGDQFDKQVLTPNVLMRGRPAVLLEEDIDLITRDDCALRRIKFVKSCKNHLRKRWMNEYVHAMEERQQAREKRGNVKLPEVGSMVLIKDDVKDKALLNIGRIENNIKGKDGVIRGFKIRLGNGYVIERPIQLVCDLEMGCGTESGIESEENLETKAEEDTLKREPRQAKLNARQIISSIMEDEMAD